A region from the Marinobacter sp. SS13-12 genome encodes:
- the mmsB gene encoding 3-hydroxyisobutyrate dehydrogenase: MATITFIGLGNMGGPMASNLVKAGHNLTVFDLSSEAVKALTSEGAKSAATIQEAVEGAEVVISMLPAGQHVESVYLGDNGLLKILPSSTLVIDSSTIAPETAKGVAEAAVAAGITFMDAPVSGGVGGAKAGTLTFICGGEADAFERARPILDGMAKNIFHAGPHGAGQIAKICNNMLLAILMSGTSEALALGVKNGLDPAVLSEIMKQSSGGNWALNVYNPWPGVMEGVPASRNYEGGFLVDLMNKDLGLAFDNAVKNHAPIPMGSLARNLFELHAGEGNGGLDFSSIQKFYYRGQS, translated from the coding sequence ATGGCGACTATCACGTTTATCGGTCTTGGCAACATGGGCGGACCCATGGCCTCCAATCTCGTCAAGGCAGGCCACAACCTGACGGTGTTTGATCTGTCCTCAGAGGCGGTCAAGGCACTCACCAGCGAAGGCGCGAAATCCGCGGCGACCATCCAGGAAGCGGTGGAAGGCGCCGAGGTGGTGATTTCCATGCTGCCAGCCGGCCAGCACGTGGAATCGGTTTACCTGGGTGACAATGGCCTGCTGAAAATCCTGCCGTCCAGCACGCTGGTGATCGACTCGTCGACCATCGCGCCGGAAACCGCAAAGGGCGTGGCCGAAGCCGCCGTTGCCGCTGGCATTACCTTTATGGACGCACCGGTGTCCGGGGGTGTCGGTGGTGCCAAAGCCGGTACTTTGACGTTTATCTGCGGTGGCGAGGCAGATGCCTTCGAGCGTGCCAGGCCCATTCTTGATGGCATGGCCAAGAACATCTTTCATGCCGGCCCTCACGGCGCCGGCCAGATTGCCAAGATCTGCAACAACATGCTGCTGGCCATCCTGATGAGCGGCACCAGCGAGGCCCTGGCCCTGGGTGTCAAGAACGGGCTGGACCCTGCCGTGCTCTCGGAAATCATGAAGCAGAGCTCTGGCGGCAACTGGGCGTTGAACGTCTACAATCCCTGGCCGGGTGTGATGGAAGGCGTACCGGCTTCACGCAATTACGAAGGTGGTTTCCTGGTTGACCTGATGAACAAGGATCTGGGCCTGGCCTTCGACAACGCCGTCAAGAATCACGCGCCCATTCCCATGGGTTCGCTGGCCCGTAACCTGTTTGAGCTGCATGCCGGTGAGGGTAACGGTGGGCTGGATTTCTCCAGCATCCAGAAATTCTATTACCGCGGGCAAAGCTGA
- a CDS encoding enoyl-CoA hydratase/isomerase family protein encodes MSNQAVIFEELEAAGGKRIGVARLNTPRSMNALSLEMIHLLKPRLDQWAADDAVGAVWLEGEGDKALCAGGDIVALYRDMTEPRSDSRAASEGDTFFTDEYELDYQIHTYPKPFIVWGNGLVIGGGLGLMSGGSHRVVTEHTRVAMPEVSIGLYPDVGAGWFLNKMPGRTGLFLGLTGARMNGADAIFTGLADRFIRHDMRDEVKQALQQSDFGDEAHGAVSKVLRRFEAGSREAVPQSVVREHFDVIQALTDGDSLMEVVDNLGQYAGEDPWLIKAVKTVVAASPASMTLTWLHYHNTLHDSLSQVFDKELRISKRSLKMGEFAEGVRALLIDKDLKPRWHFPTLESVDPEWIDRFFIES; translated from the coding sequence ATGAGCAATCAAGCAGTCATTTTTGAAGAACTGGAAGCTGCCGGCGGCAAACGCATCGGTGTTGCGCGGCTGAACACACCTCGTTCCATGAACGCACTGTCGCTGGAAATGATCCATCTGCTGAAGCCCAGGCTGGACCAGTGGGCCGCGGACGACGCCGTTGGCGCAGTCTGGCTGGAAGGCGAGGGCGACAAGGCCCTGTGTGCCGGTGGCGACATTGTGGCGCTGTACCGGGATATGACCGAACCCCGGTCCGACAGTCGTGCCGCCAGTGAAGGGGATACGTTCTTTACCGACGAGTACGAACTGGACTACCAGATACACACCTACCCCAAGCCGTTTATCGTCTGGGGTAACGGCCTTGTCATTGGCGGTGGCCTGGGCCTGATGTCAGGCGGCTCTCACCGGGTGGTAACAGAACATACCCGCGTGGCAATGCCGGAAGTGAGCATTGGCCTGTATCCGGATGTGGGCGCAGGCTGGTTCCTCAATAAAATGCCGGGGCGCACCGGGTTGTTCCTGGGGCTGACCGGCGCCCGTATGAACGGCGCAGATGCCATCTTCACCGGGCTTGCGGACCGTTTTATTCGCCATGACATGCGCGACGAGGTCAAGCAGGCGCTGCAACAGTCCGACTTTGGCGACGAAGCCCATGGTGCTGTCAGTAAGGTATTGCGACGGTTCGAGGCAGGCTCCCGCGAGGCAGTGCCGCAATCCGTGGTGCGCGAGCACTTTGATGTGATCCAGGCGCTTACCGATGGCGATTCGTTAATGGAAGTGGTGGATAACCTGGGCCAGTACGCCGGCGAAGACCCGTGGCTGATCAAGGCGGTCAAGACCGTTGTGGCGGCGTCACCGGCTTCCATGACACTGACCTGGCTGCACTATCACAACACCTTGCATGACAGCCTGTCCCAGGTTTTCGACAAGGAGCTTCGGATATCAAAGCGCAGCCTGAAAATGGGTGAATTTGCAGAAGGCGTACGGGCATTGCTGATCGACAAGGATCTCAAGCCACGCTGGCATTTCCCCACACTGGAAAGCGTGGACCCTGAGTGGATCGACCGGTTCTTTATAGAGTCCTGA
- a CDS encoding enoyl-CoA hydratase: MSELIQLEKRDHTAIITINNPPANTWTLESLKALEETIAALNEDLNIFALVVTGQGEKFFSAGADLKSFADGDIANADLMGKAFGRAFSALSRFRGVSIAAVNGYAMGGGLECAMACDIRIAEEHAQMALPEATVGLLPCAGGTQNLPWLVGEGWAKRMILCGERIKADKALSIGLVEEVVPAGAALDKALELAQMASKQSPSSVARCKTLVMSARDGRSHDDGWRMERELFVDLFRTEDQREGVNAFLEKRTPEWKNR; encoded by the coding sequence ATGAGCGAACTGATTCAGCTGGAAAAACGCGATCACACCGCGATTATCACCATCAACAATCCACCGGCCAATACCTGGACGCTGGAGTCCCTGAAGGCGCTGGAAGAGACCATCGCAGCGCTGAACGAAGACCTCAATATTTTCGCACTGGTGGTGACCGGCCAGGGCGAGAAGTTTTTCTCGGCCGGCGCCGATCTCAAGAGCTTCGCTGACGGTGATATCGCCAATGCCGATCTGATGGGCAAGGCCTTCGGCCGGGCCTTCAGTGCCCTGAGCCGTTTCCGTGGTGTGTCCATCGCGGCAGTCAACGGTTACGCCATGGGTGGTGGCCTGGAATGTGCCATGGCCTGCGATATCCGCATCGCCGAAGAACACGCCCAGATGGCCCTGCCGGAAGCCACCGTGGGGCTGCTGCCCTGTGCCGGTGGCACCCAGAACCTGCCCTGGCTGGTGGGCGAGGGCTGGGCCAAGCGAATGATTCTCTGCGGCGAACGCATCAAGGCCGACAAGGCGCTGAGCATTGGCTTGGTGGAAGAAGTGGTGCCAGCTGGCGCAGCTCTGGACAAGGCTCTGGAGCTGGCGCAGATGGCCAGCAAGCAGAGCCCCTCGTCTGTCGCCCGCTGCAAAACCCTGGTGATGAGCGCCCGCGATGGCCGCAGCCACGACGACGGCTGGCGCATGGAGCGGGAATTGTTTGTGGATCTGTTCCGCACCGAAGACCAGCGTGAAGGAGTGAATGCGTTCCTTGAAAAGCGCACGCCTGAATGGAAAAACCGATAA